Below is a genomic region from Ancylomarina subtilis.
TAACCTCCCTTAAAATATCGAATAACTGAAAGGGAAAAAACAAAAAAACCGAATTGGAATCATCCAATTCGGTTTTAGAAAATGTTTATTCTATAATTATTACATCACAAAATTTCTAAAATGTTTCATAAACTGCACCCTTTCAAAAGCAGCCGGATCGTTTGATTTATCCTGGCTTAACTTCCCATGGAAATCTTTCAGACTTTCAAAACCTTGTTCTTCCATCCATGAATAAATTTCTTTAGTCAGAATATCAATATAACCAGGTCCCTCTTTATAAATGATTGAAGCCAATTGTACAGCATCAGCACCCGCCAATAATTGCTTAATAATACTTTCTGAAGAGTGAAGACCAGTAGTAGAAGCAATTGAGCAGTTGATTCGATCACGAAGAATACCCACCCATCTCAATGTATTTTTAAAATCGTCAGCTCCTGATAAAACCTGTCCCGTGTTTAATGTCAGATTATGAATATCGATATCAGGACTATAAAAACGATTAAACATCACAATACCATCAGCTCCGGAATCATCTAATTTCTTAACCATATGAGCTAAGTTGGAATGATAAGGACTTATTTTTAACGATACAGGTAAAGCAACTTGTTCCTTAACAACTTTTAAAACCTCGTAATAAATATTTTCATTCTCATCAACCGAACGATTCATATCTGTTGGTAAAACAAAGAAATTAATTTCTAAGGCGTCTGCCCCGGCTTTTTCAATTTCACGAGCCAGGTAAGTCCATTTCTGAGAACTCACACAATTCACACTTGCGATAATTGGAATAGATACGGCTTCCTTTGCCTCCTTAATTAAGCGCAAATATTTTCGAACGATGTCCTCCTCAGGCTCTTCGTTCATGTAATCAAATGTTTCAGGATAGACATATGGACGACTTGTCATATTCAACATTTTCTCATCCATCTCCATTACAATCTCCTCTTCGAAGATTGACTTAAGAACAACCGCTGCTGCTCCGTTTTCTTCAAGTTCCTTGATTTTTTCTACAGAATCAGTAAGACCTGAACTGGCAACAATAATTGGGTTTTTTAATTCTAATCCTAGATAATTTGTACTTAAGTTTAGCATAAGATTTTGTTTTAGTAGATGTTTATTGTTTGGATTTTGTTTTTATTGATTGATCATTTTTCAATTCATCAAACACATAAATGAGATGATCTGAAAAGCTTGATAAACAAATTTAACTCAGAACAATCTATATTTCAAATCGATAATCTTTATATAAA
It encodes:
- a CDS encoding dihydroorotate dehydrogenase-like protein, whose translation is MLNLSTNYLGLELKNPIIVASSGLTDSVEKIKELEENGAAAVVLKSIFEEEIVMEMDEKMLNMTSRPYVYPETFDYMNEEPEEDIVRKYLRLIKEAKEAVSIPIIASVNCVSSQKWTYLAREIEKAGADALEINFFVLPTDMNRSVDENENIYYEVLKVVKEQVALPVSLKISPYHSNLAHMVKKLDDSGADGIVMFNRFYSPDIDIHNLTLNTGQVLSGADDFKNTLRWVGILRDRINCSIASTTGLHSSESIIKQLLAGADAVQLASIIYKEGPGYIDILTKEIYSWMEEQGFESLKDFHGKLSQDKSNDPAAFERVQFMKHFRNFVM